In the genome of Candidatus Neomarinimicrobiota bacterium, one region contains:
- a CDS encoding 3-dehydroquinate dehydratase, translating into MREPDIYGSETLSDIENWLNDLPETESHTITWFQSNHEGDLINRLHEALGNTDGVIINPGALTHYSYALRDAISSVNIPTVEVHLSDIYSREIFRKVSVIKDVCIKQISGKGKLGYLEGLKKLLSVFD; encoded by the coding sequence ATGCGTGAACCGGATATTTATGGCAGTGAAACATTATCTGATATAGAAAATTGGTTGAATGATCTGCCTGAAACTGAGTCTCATACCATTACTTGGTTCCAATCCAACCACGAGGGTGATCTAATTAATCGCCTCCATGAGGCCCTGGGGAATACTGATGGCGTTATCATTAACCCGGGCGCTTTAACTCATTATTCTTATGCCTTAAGAGATGCCATTTCATCTGTGAACATTCCTACGGTTGAAGTTCATTTAAGCGATATTTACAGCCGTGAGATATTCCGGAAAGTCTCGGTAATCAAAGATGTTTGTATCAAACAAATATCTGGAAAAGGAAAATTAGGATACTTAGAAGGACTAAAAAAACTACTTTCTGTCTTTGATTGA
- the argH gene encoding argininosuccinate lyase, with product MSKLWEKGVLLHKSIERFTVGNDPELDLALVPFDCTASKAHATMLGEMGYLKGDEVMQLVVALDQIILLHEKGDFKISVSQEDCHTAIENYLVREVGEVGKKIHTARSRNDQVLTALRLYYKDELNKIKALAEQWIDTLNQFAKEKENIDFPGYTHMQKAMPSSISMWAGAYVDSMKDDLKILNVAKELIDQSPLGSAAGYGVPIKIDIEKTGKELGFAKVQKNPIACQLSRGKLELSLLHCLSQLLLTINRLASDLIQFSMTEFGYFSLPEEFCTGSSIMPQKRNPDVLELLRGSYHVLLGYETQVKTLTANLISGYNRDIQLSKEPVMRGIKLVKVCLGISAAVVSGLKVNKDKCLTAMTEELYATEKAYKMVKEGIPFREAYRKVAESIKDRK from the coding sequence CTAAAGCACACGCAACAATGTTGGGTGAAATGGGGTACTTAAAAGGCGATGAGGTAATGCAACTTGTTGTGGCATTGGATCAAATAATACTTCTTCATGAAAAAGGTGATTTTAAGATTTCAGTTTCACAAGAAGATTGCCATACAGCTATTGAAAATTATCTTGTGCGTGAGGTGGGGGAAGTGGGGAAAAAAATTCATACAGCACGTTCAAGGAATGACCAGGTTTTAACGGCCCTTAGGCTTTATTACAAGGACGAATTGAACAAGATCAAAGCCTTGGCCGAACAGTGGATTGATACATTGAATCAATTCGCTAAAGAAAAAGAAAATATCGATTTCCCAGGATATACCCATATGCAGAAGGCTATGCCGTCATCAATTTCAATGTGGGCCGGCGCCTATGTGGACAGTATGAAAGATGACCTCAAGATACTTAATGTGGCTAAAGAATTAATCGACCAATCGCCATTAGGATCTGCGGCCGGTTACGGTGTCCCCATTAAAATTGATATAGAAAAGACGGGGAAAGAATTGGGTTTTGCCAAAGTACAGAAGAATCCGATTGCATGTCAATTGAGTAGAGGAAAGTTAGAGCTATCACTTTTACATTGCTTGAGCCAGCTTTTATTAACTATTAATAGGTTGGCTTCTGACCTTATTCAATTTTCAATGACCGAATTTGGATATTTTTCGCTCCCGGAGGAATTTTGTACTGGTAGTTCCATCATGCCGCAAAAGAGAAACCCCGATGTGTTGGAATTACTACGGGGCAGTTATCACGTTTTATTGGGGTATGAAACGCAGGTTAAAACACTCACAGCAAATCTTATTTCCGGATATAATCGAGATATTCAGTTATCCAAAGAACCTGTTATGCGAGGGATCAAATTGGTGAAAGTCTGTCTCGGTATTTCTGCTGCTGTTGTTTCTGGATTGAAAGTAAATAAGGATAAATGCCTAACGGCCATGACAGAAGAATTATACGCTACAGAAAAAGCCTACAAAATGGTAAAAGAGGGGATTCCCTTTAGAGAAGCTTACCGGAAAGTTGCAGAATCAATCAAAGACAGAAAGTAG